The following coding sequences are from one Pigmentibacter sp. JX0631 window:
- a CDS encoding ATP-binding cassette domain-containing protein: MQASDIVSLHNVHHAFLPNKPILQELDLKIQKGDSLTILGPGGSGKSTLLKVILGIIKPQSGTVQVLGKTINNLKDHEKSELFKKMGMAFQQGALFDFMTVKENILFAMENMTQFSKFEQEDKVKQFLSQVLLAHAADKIPSELSGGMRRRVGFIRALITNPELALLDEPTAGLDPVTTTIVIDMIHNIGRSIGTTMVSVTSNIDVAFRFADNVAILKDGRIVGKGTKEELLSLNDPWITNFLTIRKHNFDIS, translated from the coding sequence TGCAAGAATTAGACCTCAAGATACAAAAAGGGGACTCTTTAACCATTCTAGGACCTGGAGGATCAGGGAAAAGCACTCTTCTTAAGGTTATCTTAGGTATCATTAAACCGCAATCTGGAACTGTGCAAGTACTAGGTAAAACTATAAATAATTTGAAAGATCATGAAAAATCTGAACTATTTAAAAAAATGGGGATGGCTTTCCAACAGGGAGCCTTGTTCGATTTTATGACTGTAAAAGAAAATATCTTATTTGCCATGGAAAATATGACTCAATTTTCTAAATTTGAGCAAGAAGATAAAGTAAAACAGTTCTTGTCCCAAGTTCTTCTGGCACATGCTGCTGATAAAATACCTAGTGAGTTGTCGGGGGGAATGCGCCGAAGAGTTGGATTCATTCGTGCGCTTATCACTAATCCTGAACTTGCATTATTAGACGAACCTACGGCAGGTCTTGATCCCGTTACAACAACGATAGTCATAGATATGATTCACAATATTGGACGCAGTATAGGAACAACAATGGTTAGCGTAACATCCAATATTGATGTTGCGTTTCGTTTTGCTGACAATGTTGCCATCTTAAAAGATGGTAGAATTGTAGGCAAAGGAACAAAAGAAGAATTACTTTCTTTAAATGATCCTTGGATTACAAATTTTTTAACTATAAGAAAACACAATTTTGATATTTCTTAA